The Centroberyx gerrardi isolate f3 chromosome 12, fCenGer3.hap1.cur.20231027, whole genome shotgun sequence genome has a window encoding:
- the cnfn gene encoding cornifelin homolog encodes MAFQSNVISSQPQVSVTSYTVSSGLSDWSSNVCDCCEDCGICLCATFVPCILACKVSQDSGDSCCLPFLPGAMIALRTSIRSRYRINGSVCDDWVVMACLPLCGLCQMAREQKMRG; translated from the exons ATGGCATTCCAGTCAAATGTGATCAGCTCCCAGCCTCAGGTCTCTGTCACAAGCTACACTGTGTCCTCCGGCCTATCAGACTGGAGTTCAAATGTGTGCGACTGCTGTGAAGACTGCGGcattt GTCTTTGTGCAACATTCGTCCCCTGTATCCTGGCCTGCAAAGTGTCTCAGGACAGCGGTGACAGCTGCTGCTTGCCCTTCCTCCCTGGGGCCATGATCGCTCTGAGGACAAGCATCCGCAGCAGATACCGCATCAAT GGCTCTGTGTGTGACGACTGGGTAGTCAtggcctgcctgcctctctgcgGACTGTGTCAGATGGCACGAGAGCAGAAGATGAGAGGATGA